One stretch of Bosea vaviloviae DNA includes these proteins:
- a CDS encoding ActS/PrrB/RegB family redox-sensitive histidine kinase — protein MTPPDFLESALARSSRHLRLDTLVRLRWLAISGQSLAVAGVHFGLGFVLPFGWCFAVIAVSAWLNIALRIRFPLSHRLTAGAATALLAFDIIQLAALLYLTGGLQNPFSILFLAPVMISATALPPQRTLLLGMLGVALATGLSFAHLPLPWAGEGRPVLPPYYQAGNWIALVLGLGFTGIYAWRVAKEARDLSDALTATELVLAREQHLSQLDGLAAAAAHELGTPLATIALVARELSRLAPAEGEMAEDIALLREQVERCRGILGKLTSLQDDDGGPLDELSLRLLIEEAAGPQRPFGMPFEIAMQGEKPEPICRRNPGMIYGLGNIVDNAVDFARAAVTITARWDDNQVTLIIADDGPGFPADVLMRAGEPYLTHGAGENRAGGGLGLGLFIAKTLLERGGAAIEFSNLPAPASGASIRISWPRAVFEAGLRPQGATNSGASALHRAG, from the coding sequence GTGACGCCCCCCGATTTCCTGGAGTCGGCGCTCGCCCGGTCGAGCCGGCATTTGCGTCTCGACACGCTGGTCAGGCTGCGCTGGCTCGCGATCTCGGGCCAGAGCCTGGCCGTGGCGGGCGTGCATTTCGGGCTCGGCTTCGTCTTGCCCTTCGGCTGGTGCTTCGCCGTCATCGCCGTCTCGGCCTGGCTCAATATCGCGCTGCGCATCCGCTTCCCGCTCAGCCACCGCCTGACGGCGGGCGCTGCGACCGCGTTGCTGGCCTTCGACATCATCCAGCTCGCCGCGCTGCTCTACCTCACCGGCGGGCTGCAGAACCCCTTCTCGATCCTGTTCCTCGCGCCGGTGATGATCTCGGCGACGGCGTTACCGCCGCAGCGCACCTTGCTGCTCGGCATGCTCGGCGTGGCGCTGGCGACAGGGCTCAGCTTCGCGCATCTGCCGCTGCCCTGGGCCGGCGAGGGCCGCCCGGTGCTGCCACCCTATTACCAGGCCGGAAACTGGATCGCGCTCGTGCTGGGCCTGGGGTTTACCGGCATCTATGCCTGGCGCGTCGCCAAGGAGGCGCGCGACCTCTCCGACGCGCTCACCGCCACCGAGCTCGTGCTAGCGCGCGAGCAGCATCTCTCGCAGCTCGACGGGCTCGCCGCCGCCGCCGCCCATGAGCTCGGCACGCCGCTCGCCACGATCGCGCTGGTGGCACGCGAGCTTTCGCGCCTGGCGCCGGCGGAAGGCGAAATGGCCGAGGACATCGCGCTGCTGCGCGAGCAGGTCGAGCGCTGCCGCGGCATCCTCGGCAAGCTCACCTCGCTGCAGGACGATGATGGCGGTCCTCTGGACGAGCTGTCGCTTCGCCTGCTGATCGAGGAGGCGGCCGGGCCGCAACGCCCCTTCGGCATGCCCTTCGAGATCGCGATGCAGGGCGAGAAGCCCGAACCCATCTGCCGCCGCAACCCCGGCATGATCTATGGCCTCGGCAACATCGTCGACAATGCGGTCGATTTCGCCCGGGCGGCCGTGACCATCACGGCGCGCTGGGACGACAACCAGGTCACGCTGATCATCGCCGATGACGGGCCGGGCTTTCCAGCGGACGTGCTGATGCGCGCAGGCGAACCTTACCTCACCCATGGGGCGGGCGAGAACCGCGCCGGCGGCGGGCTGGGCCTGGGCCTCTTCATCGCCAAGACGCTGCTCGAGCGCGGGGGGGCCGCGATCGAGTTCTCGAATCTGCCTGCGCCCGCGAGCGGCGCCTCGATCAGGATCAGTTGGCCCAGAGCTGTGTTCGAGGCCGGCCTGCGCCCGCAAGGGGCTACAAACTCGGGCGCTTCGGCCCTACATAGAGCTGGGTGA
- a CDS encoding polyhydroxyalkanoate depolymerase — protein MSFAYHAFEAVHMMVSPARGLSDAMQLAFKNPANPLSYTPFGRTIAASCELFERSTRRYGKPAFGLAETTINGVKVAVEERIVWDKPFCQLIHFDRKIEGRRKPQPKVLLVAPMSGHYATLLRGTVEAFLPGHEVYITDWVDARHVPLSAGRFDLDDYIDYVIAMLQMLGDDTHVMAVCQPSVPVLAAIARMEAENDPCAPRSMTLMGGPIDTRRSPTEVNKLAMDRGIDWFRNNCITTVPFPNQGFFRAVYPGFLQLSGFMAMNLDRHVTAHYDMFKHLVRGDGDSAEKHRDFYDEYMAVMDLTAEFYLQTVETVFVEHALPKGTMMHRDKPVDLKAIRRVALMTVEGEKDDISGVGQTQAAHDLCANIPADKRVHYLQKGVGHYGVFNGSRFRSEIAPRISDFMVSLDMDAAKIRRDASAAEARKALKIAS, from the coding sequence ATGTCGTTTGCCTACCATGCCTTCGAAGCCGTGCACATGATGGTGAGCCCCGCGCGCGGCCTCTCCGACGCGATGCAGCTCGCTTTCAAGAACCCGGCCAATCCGCTGAGCTACACGCCGTTTGGGCGCACAATCGCCGCCTCCTGCGAATTGTTCGAGCGCAGCACGCGTCGCTATGGCAAGCCGGCCTTTGGCCTGGCCGAGACCACGATCAACGGCGTCAAGGTCGCGGTCGAGGAGCGCATCGTCTGGGACAAGCCGTTCTGCCAGCTGATCCATTTCGATCGCAAGATCGAGGGCCGCCGCAAGCCGCAGCCCAAGGTGCTGCTGGTCGCGCCGATGTCGGGCCACTACGCCACGCTGCTGCGCGGCACGGTCGAGGCCTTCCTGCCCGGCCATGAGGTCTACATCACCGATTGGGTCGATGCTCGCCATGTGCCGCTCTCGGCCGGGCGCTTCGATCTCGATGATTATATCGACTACGTCATCGCCATGTTGCAGATGCTCGGCGACGACACGCACGTCATGGCCGTCTGCCAGCCTTCCGTGCCGGTGCTCGCCGCAATCGCCCGCATGGAAGCGGAGAACGATCCGTGCGCTCCGCGTTCGATGACGCTGATGGGCGGGCCGATCGATACGCGCCGCTCGCCGACCGAGGTCAACAAGCTCGCGATGGATCGCGGCATCGACTGGTTCCGCAACAACTGCATCACCACCGTACCCTTTCCGAACCAGGGCTTCTTCCGCGCCGTCTATCCCGGCTTCCTGCAGCTCTCGGGCTTCATGGCGATGAATCTCGATCGGCACGTCACTGCCCATTACGACATGTTCAAGCATCTGGTTCGGGGCGATGGCGATTCCGCTGAGAAGCATCGTGACTTCTACGATGAGTACATGGCGGTGATGGACCTGACCGCCGAGTTCTATCTTCAGACCGTCGAGACCGTCTTCGTCGAGCATGCCTTGCCCAAGGGCACGATGATGCATCGCGACAAGCCGGTCGATCTCAAGGCCATCCGCCGCGTCGCGCTGATGACGGTCGAGGGTGAGAAGGACGACATCTCCGGCGTCGGCCAGACCCAGGCCGCCCATGATCTCTGCGCCAATATCCCGGCCGACAAGCGCGTCCATTACCTTCAGAAGGGCGTCGGCCATTACGGCGTCTTCAACGGCTCGCGCTTCCGTTCCGAGATCGCCCCGCGCATCTCGGACTTCATGGTCAGCCTCGACATGGACGCGGCCAAGATTCGGCGCGATGCGAGCGCGGCCGAGGCCCGCAAGGCGCTGAAGATCGCGAGCTGA
- a CDS encoding type II toxin-antitoxin system VapC family toxin: protein MFVDTSVIVAILADEPEADGFALKLSAAPHRYTSGLVILEAAMRLSSLLRVDPIEAEIRIQQVLEEARISIVPINGSIAKKAAAAFAAFGKGRGHPAQLNLADCMSYACAQAYRVPLLFKGNDFSQTDIQVA, encoded by the coding sequence ATGTTCGTCGATACGTCGGTCATCGTCGCGATCCTGGCCGACGAGCCGGAGGCGGATGGCTTCGCCCTAAAGCTCTCGGCCGCGCCCCATCGCTACACCTCGGGGCTTGTCATTCTTGAAGCGGCGATGCGGCTGTCGAGCTTGCTCAGAGTCGATCCGATCGAGGCGGAAATCCGCATCCAGCAGGTTTTGGAGGAGGCCCGAATTTCAATCGTCCCGATCAATGGCAGCATCGCCAAAAAGGCTGCGGCCGCCTTCGCGGCGTTCGGCAAGGGCCGCGGCCATCCGGCCCAGCTCAATCTTGCCGACTGCATGTCCTATGCCTGCGCCCAAGCCTATCGCGTTCCCCTGCTGTTCAAGGGCAACGACTTCTCCCAGACCGACATTCAGGTGGCCTGA
- a CDS encoding type II toxin-antitoxin system VapB family antitoxin: MTLQIRDDRARELAQQLARKRKVTMTEAVIQALEGELRRETEKEPLATRLKRIAAELAAKGEPGGRAMTKDEIDAMWGH; this comes from the coding sequence ATGACCCTGCAAATCCGCGACGATCGCGCCCGCGAACTCGCCCAGCAGCTCGCTCGCAAGCGCAAAGTGACGATGACCGAAGCCGTGATTCAAGCGCTCGAGGGCGAATTGCGCCGCGAGACTGAGAAAGAGCCGCTGGCCACTCGGCTGAAACGGATCGCGGCCGAACTCGCGGCCAAGGGCGAGCCGGGTGGCCGCGCCATGACGAAGGACGAAATCGACGCGATGTGGGGCCATTGA
- a CDS encoding M48 family metallopeptidase, with the protein MRLSLFKRQPDPDKVEVPHAGTTYPVVVKRRASARRMTLRVSQATGEITLTLPERADFATGRLFAEKHGGWIAARLAKRPLSVPFEPGQSIPYRGVPHRIVHWSKVRGVTHATTDKDGTAIIAVAGEAVHVPRRVKDFLRRAALDDLERAVRTHTATLGIPARKITIRDTTSRWGSCSSKGHLNFSWRLILAPPLVLDYLAAHEVAHLKEMNHSHRFWALTHKLCPRTEEAEIWLKRHGAGLHGFG; encoded by the coding sequence ATGCGGCTCTCTCTGTTCAAGCGGCAGCCCGATCCCGACAAGGTCGAGGTTCCCCATGCCGGCACGACCTATCCGGTCGTGGTCAAGCGGCGGGCGAGCGCGCGCCGCATGACCTTGCGTGTCTCGCAGGCGACAGGCGAGATCACGCTGACCTTGCCCGAACGCGCCGATTTCGCGACGGGGCGGCTTTTCGCCGAGAAGCATGGCGGCTGGATCGCGGCGCGTCTCGCCAAGCGGCCGCTATCGGTTCCTTTCGAGCCCGGTCAGAGCATCCCCTATCGCGGCGTGCCGCACCGCATCGTGCATTGGTCGAAGGTACGCGGCGTCACCCACGCCACGACCGACAAGGACGGCACGGCGATCATCGCGGTGGCGGGGGAGGCGGTGCATGTGCCTCGCCGCGTCAAGGATTTCCTGCGCCGCGCCGCGCTCGATGATCTCGAGCGCGCCGTCAGAACGCACACGGCCACGCTCGGCATCCCGGCGCGCAAGATCACCATCCGCGACACCACCAGCCGCTGGGGCTCGTGCTCGTCCAAGGGCCATCTGAACTTCTCCTGGCGCCTGATCCTGGCGCCGCCGCTGGTGCTCGACTATCTCGCCGCCCATGAGGTCGCCCATCTCAAGGAGATGAACCATTCGCACCGCTTCTGGGCCCTGACCCACAAGCTCTGCCCGCGCACGGAAGAGGCGGAGATCTGGCTCAAGCGCCATGGCGCGGGGCTGCACGGCTTTGGCTGA
- a CDS encoding GNAT family N-acetyltransferase encodes MVSAPEPLSEQHDLSTFDCGKPALDQWLRQRALSNHHKGFTAVMVIQSERRVIGYYGLAPTAITPTALSRSLRTGQPPDPVPCLLLGQLATDRRWSGQGIGTGLLKHAFGRCVQVAGLIGGRALLVRAIDDEARSFWLRRGFVPSNSDPMMLARSLQDIAVSVRSGARA; translated from the coding sequence TTGGTTTCCGCTCCGGAGCCTCTTTCAGAGCAGCACGATCTGTCGACATTCGACTGCGGCAAGCCGGCGCTCGACCAATGGCTGAGGCAGCGTGCCTTGTCGAACCATCACAAGGGCTTCACCGCAGTCATGGTGATTCAATCCGAGCGGCGCGTGATCGGCTATTACGGCCTGGCTCCCACGGCCATTACACCGACCGCATTGTCGCGCTCACTGCGGACCGGTCAACCGCCGGACCCGGTTCCATGCCTGCTGTTGGGCCAATTGGCGACCGACCGTCGCTGGAGTGGTCAAGGCATCGGAACAGGACTGCTCAAGCATGCATTCGGGCGCTGTGTTCAGGTTGCCGGACTGATCGGCGGCCGGGCTCTTCTGGTTCGAGCCATCGACGATGAGGCTCGGAGCTTCTGGCTTCGACGCGGCTTTGTGCCCTCGAACAGCGACCCGATGATGCTGGCTAGGTCGTTGCAGGATATCGCTGTGTCCGTGAGATCAGGCGCGCGCGCATGA
- a CDS encoding DUF1778 domain-containing protein: protein MPRAARKDHPLSMRLPEADISIIDRAAKLRGRSRTQFVRDAAVRAAEEAIMEDRPIRMSAEGFAEFVAMLDRPPEVVPAIAELFRRRAPWEHDESGESR from the coding sequence ATGCCCCGCGCCGCCCGCAAGGATCATCCGCTTTCGATGCGGCTGCCCGAAGCCGATATCTCGATCATCGACCGGGCGGCCAAACTGCGCGGGCGGTCGCGAACGCAGTTCGTACGCGACGCGGCGGTTCGCGCGGCGGAAGAGGCGATCATGGAGGATCGCCCGATCCGGATGAGTGCGGAGGGGTTTGCCGAGTTCGTCGCGATGTTGGACCGTCCCCCCGAGGTCGTACCTGCGATTGCCGAGCTGTTTCGACGGCGTGCGCCATGGGAACATGATGAATCCGGCGAAAGTCGCTGA
- a CDS encoding multidrug effflux MFS transporter: MKLRPDTLAMTAVLAMLTALGPLSTDFYLPSLPEIVRVMETDVAGAQATLSSFLFGYAGGQIIWGPLSDRLGRKPILLAGLALFLLATLACALAPSIGALTAARAVQAFGASGPIVLGRAMVRDLYEGPRAGREMARMGMIMGLVPAIAPVFGGVLQDAFGWRSTFVASLVFALGLAATIILVMPETLRARTPGALSIPAIFRGFGVLLQNRAFRVYVGLTALAYAGLFAFISGSSFVLIGVYGLSPVQYGLSFGFGVLGFIGGTIIAQRLVGSRGLDGVIAIGVACLAGGGVVMLICVAAGIGGPFGVVVPMALYACGVGLTMPQSQASAMMPFPDRAGAASSFNGLCQMLLSACVGLLVGHALQGTALPLPLVMSALGVAALVLFKASTAIRASKG; the protein is encoded by the coding sequence ATGAAACTCCGTCCCGATACGCTGGCGATGACCGCCGTCCTCGCCATGCTGACGGCGCTTGGGCCGCTCTCGACCGATTTCTACCTGCCGTCGCTGCCCGAGATCGTGCGGGTGATGGAGACGGATGTCGCGGGCGCGCAGGCGACCTTATCCTCCTTCCTCTTCGGCTATGCCGGCGGTCAGATCATCTGGGGTCCGCTTTCCGACCGGCTCGGTCGCAAGCCCATCCTGCTCGCGGGGCTGGCCCTGTTCCTGCTGGCGACGCTCGCCTGTGCGCTCGCGCCTTCGATCGGAGCGTTGACGGCGGCACGTGCCGTCCAGGCCTTCGGCGCCTCCGGCCCGATCGTGCTCGGCCGCGCCATGGTGCGCGATCTCTATGAGGGGCCGCGCGCCGGCCGCGAAATGGCGCGCATGGGCATGATCATGGGGCTGGTGCCGGCCATCGCGCCGGTCTTCGGCGGCGTCCTGCAGGACGCCTTCGGCTGGCGCTCGACCTTCGTCGCCTCGCTCGTCTTCGCGCTCGGCCTCGCCGCGACGATCATCCTCGTCATGCCTGAGACGCTCAGGGCGCGCACGCCCGGCGCGCTCTCCATCCCCGCGATCTTCCGCGGCTTCGGCGTGCTGCTGCAGAACCGCGCCTTTCGCGTCTATGTCGGCTTGACCGCGCTGGCCTATGCCGGGCTCTTCGCCTTCATTTCGGGCTCGTCCTTCGTGCTGATCGGCGTCTACGGCCTGTCGCCGGTGCAGTACGGCCTGTCCTTCGGCTTCGGCGTCCTCGGCTTCATCGGTGGCACCATCATCGCCCAGCGCCTCGTCGGCTCGCGCGGGCTGGACGGCGTCATCGCGATCGGCGTGGCCTGTCTCGCCGGTGGTGGCGTGGTGATGCTGATCTGTGTCGCGGCCGGTATCGGCGGGCCGTTCGGCGTGGTCGTGCCGATGGCGCTCTATGCCTGCGGCGTCGGGCTGACCATGCCGCAATCGCAAGCCTCGGCGATGATGCCGTTCCCCGACAGGGCCGGCGCCGCCTCGTCCTTCAACGGGCTCTGCCAGATGCTGCTTTCGGCCTGCGTCGGGCTTCTCGTCGGCCATGCCCTGCAAGGCACGGCGCTGCCGCTGCCGCTGGTGATGTCGGCGCTGGGTGTCGCCGCGCTGGTCCTGTTCAAGGCGAGCACGGCGATCCGCGCCAGCAAGGGCTGA